One Phaseolus vulgaris cultivar G19833 chromosome 2, P. vulgaris v2.0, whole genome shotgun sequence DNA window includes the following coding sequences:
- the LOC137809103 gene encoding uncharacterized protein produces the protein MPIHCEVHTISGGFSGGGPTASQRKKYARGVNWIDEKISGDPWESDLVFTRADLRDVVPHDNDPVVISVVTAGRKVHRVLVDQGSSADVMFRSTFNKLRLFPDLLRPYTGCLYGFADNQVEVRGYLELRTTFTDGAASRTESIRYLVVNANSAYNILLGRPALNRLRAVASTRHMKMKLPDLSGRVIVIKSDQEEARKCYENSLKTKRGVFMVFERPPS, from the coding sequence ATGCCGATCCATTGCGAAGTtcacaccatttctggtggTTTTTCGGGAGGGGGACCCACTGCATCCCAACGCAAGAAATATGCGAGGGGAGTAAATTGGATTGACGAAAAGATCTCAGGtgacccgtgggagtcagacctcgtgttcacgagggcgGACCTGCGAGATGTCGTCccacacgacaatgaccccgtggtcatttcggttgtcacagcaggaagaaaggtgcacagggtgctagtcgaccagggaagttctgCAGATGTTATGTTccggtcgaccttcaacaagctacgGTTGTttcccgaccttttgaggccctacaccgggtgcttgtatgggtttgctgacaaccaggtggaagtacgTGGCTACTTGGAGTTGAGGACGACATTCACAGATGGGGCGGCCTCACGTACTGAAAGCATTCGGTACTTAGTTGTAAACGCCAATTCGGcttacaacatcctgttgggaagaccggcgttgaataggctgagagcagtagcctccacgcgccacatgaagatgaagctgccggatctTAGTGGCAGGGTGAttgtcatcaagtcagatcaagaagaagcacgaaaatgctatgaaaacagttTAAAGACAAAGAGAGGTGTGTTCATGGTATTCGAACGTCCACCGAGTTGA